A genomic window from Geotrypetes seraphini chromosome 18, aGeoSer1.1, whole genome shotgun sequence includes:
- the ARSI gene encoding arylsulfatase I: MAVYALTGFSLVSLLSFGYLSWDWMKPSILGSSAVEVKEKSRVAAPSRPPHIIFILTDDQGYHDVGYHGSDIETPTLDRLAAEGVKLENYYIQPICTPSRSQLITGRYQIHTGLQHSIIRPRQPNCLPLHQVTLPQKLQEAGYSTHMVGKWHLGFYKKECLPTRRGFDTFLGSLTGNVDYYSYDNCDGPGVCGYDLHEGENVAWDQSGKYSTFLYAQRVRRILATHSPQEPIFIYVAFQAVHTPLQSPKEYIYRYRAMGNVARRKYAAMVTCMDEAVKNITWALKKYGYYDNSLLVFSTDNGGQTFSGGSNWPLRGRKGTYWEGGVRGIGFVHSPLIKRKRRTSQALIHITDWYPTLVNLAGGNISDTEGLDGYNVWPAISEGKASPRTEILHNIDPLYNLAKSGSFEEGQGIWNTAVQASIRMGDWKLLTGDPGYSDWIPPQTLTNFPGSWWNLERLTDGVRKSVWLFNISGDPYERYDLSEQRPDVVRSLLKRLVYYNRTAIPVRYPAEDPRGNPEFNGGAWGPWASEEDDWEEERDGLLKNKNRKKKCKICKLRSFFRKLNTRLMSNRI; the protein is encoded by the exons ATGGCTGTGTATGCCCTCACTGGCTTCTCTCTGGTCAGTCTGCTCAGCTTTGGCTACTTGTCCTGGGACTGGATGAAACCCAGTATTCTGGGCAGCTCTGCTGTGGAAGTGAAGGAGAAATCTCGAGTTGCTGCCCCCTCCAGACCACCTCACATCATCTTTATTCTTACCGACGACCAGGGGTACCACGATGTGGGGTACCACGGCTCTGACATTGAGACCCCAACACTGGACAGACTGGCAGCGGAAGGGGTCAAACTGGAGAATTACTATATCCAACCCATCTGCACCCCGTCAAGAAGTCAACTGATCACTGGCAG GTACCAAATTCACACAGGTTTGCAGCACTCTATCATTCGACCACGACAGCCTAACTGTTTGCCACTCCACCAAGTCACTTTGCCCCAAAAACTGCAAGAGGCTGGCTATTCCACGCATATGGTGGGCAAGTGGCACCTTGGCTTCTACAAAAAGGAATGTTTGCCCACACGGCGCGGTTTTGACACCTTCCTGGGTTCCCTGACAGGCAATGTGGACTACTATAGCTATGACAATTGCGATGGCCCTGGTGTCTGTGGATATGATTTGCATGAAGGTGAGAATGTGGCCTGGGACCAGAGTGGGAAGTACTCAACATTTCTGTATGCCCAGCGAGTAAGAAGGATTCTTGCCACACACAGCCCCCAGGAGCCTATTTTCATTTATGTGGCGTTCCAGGCAGTACATACACCACTGCAGTCTCCCAAGGAGTATATTTACCGATATCGGGCCATGGGCAATGTGGCACGACGTAAGTATGCTGCTATGGTGACCTGCATGGATGAAGCAGTGAAGAACATCACTTGGGCGCTCAAGAAATATGGTTACTATGACAACAGTTTGCTTGTGTTCTCCACTGACAATGGAGGACAGACTTTTTCTGGTGGTAGCAACTGGCCTTTGAGGGGCCGCAAAGGAACCTACTGGGAAGGCGGAGTCCGTGGCATTGGGTTTGTCCACAGCCCTTTGATCAAGCGAAAACGCAGGACGAGCCAGGCATTGATTCATATTACAGACTGGTATCCTACTCTTGTTAATTTAGCAGGCGGCAATATATCAGACACAGAGGGGCTGGATGGGTACAATGTTTGGCCTGCAATCAGTGAGGGGAAGGCATCTCCTCGAACAGAAATTCTTCACAATATTGATCCTCTCTATAACCTTGCTAAGTCTGGATCTTTTGAAGAGGGCCAAGGGATCTGGAACACAGCTGTGCAGGCATCTATTCGCATGGGTGACTGGAAGCTCCTGACCGGAGACCCTGGGTACAGTGACTGGATACCCCCACAGACCCTGACCAACTTCCCTGGCAGCTGGTGGAACCTAGAACGACTCACTGACGGAGTGCGGAAATCTGTCTGGCTCTTTAACATCAGTGGAGACCCCTATGAACGTTATGACCTGTCAGAACAGCGACCGGATGTAGTCAGATCTCTACTGAAAAGATTAGTCTATTATAATAGGACTGCCATCCCTGTAAGATACCCAGCGGAAGATCCACGTGGCAACCCAGAGTTCAATGGGGGTGCTTggggaccctgggcaagtgagGAAGATGACtgggaggaggaaagagatggattattgaaaaataaaaataggaaGAAAAAGTGTAAGATATGTAAACTAAGGTCATTTTTTAGGAAACTCAACACTCGACTCATGTCCAACAGGATTTGA